Part of the Sulfuricurvum kujiense DSM 16994 genome, AAATTGACCCGTTAGCAGGATCGACATAAAGCTTTAAACTTTTTGACGTGTTATCCGTTACATATACCTGATATACCAATTCGTAAGCGATATCGCGCAGTTTGATGCTTCGAACGCTATAACCTTCACCTGAAAGATGATTGCGTATATCCTCATCACTCATCGGTGCCATCGATTTATAATATTGCTTTTCTTCCATTTTTTGTACAGTGTGGTTTCTATGATTTCCAAAAGAATATTTAAGATGTTCTTGTACAGGAATAGTGATTGATGAACCCATAGCACCGTATAAAGACAAAGAGACCAATGACAAAGAAACAAAGGGAATAAATTTCATGATATAGCCTTTATGTAAAAATATGATGAGATTTTATGGATTCAACGTGAGAAAATCATGAGAACCCTGTCCGTTCACAAGAAATAATTTTTTAATCAGCCTCATGCTACCCTTATAAATCACTTTTCAAAATCACAAAAGAGCAGTATGAAAAAACCAATCACACTTCTATTAGCAGCATTGTGCGGTATCAATGTATTTGGAAATGACGATCCCATTGTCCCGGATCGTCCCGGATTTTCAACCGGTACTCAAACCGTAAAACCCAATGTCGTCAATATCGAAGTCGGGTATCAGTACGCATTTAACAACTATGATACAAAACCATCATCCCATACCCTCCCTTTAATGGTTTTGCGTACAGGGATCTCGGAAAAATCGGAGTTAGACATATTGTGGGACGGTATCAATTTGGATAAAGAAGAAGGGGCGTCGACCGTACACTCAAAAGCCGATTTATCCATTGGAGGAAAATACAAGCTTTTAGAAAACGAACAATACAATCTTACTCTGCTGGGGGTAGTGTCGCTCCCGACCGGAACGGCTCCATCGACCTCTGACAGTGTCAATCCGTTAGTCGGATTGCTGTGGGATTATTCACTGTCCGATACCAATACGTTATTCGGAACCGTTCAGACCAGTTCAACGAAAATTGATCATAACAGAGAATACGATCAGCAATTCTCGATCGGTACCTCTTTTGCTCATACTGAAACGATCGGCAGCTTTATTGAGTTTTATACGATCATCCCTTCCGAATCCGGTTTGCATACGACAAAGACTATAGACGGCGGGATGACCTATTTATTGACTAACGACATTCAGCTTGACGTTAATGTCGGTTTAGGACTAAACCGATATTCCTCCCATTTTATCGGCTTTGGATTTGCGACACGTTTTTAATATTTCCTGCCTCTAGCGTTATATTTTTTCGTGCATCAGTTCTTCCAAGTTATCCGGAATTTGAGCAACTTCTTTTGTTTTTGCTTCGACACCCTCTTTTGCTAACGGCGATTCTGCCAGCAAGGTCTCTATATCTCCTTCAAAGTCGGCGATCACAAATCGGTCGCCCCATATTCTGAAGATTTGATATCCCGAGAATGTCTGGGATAAATACTCCGCAAATTCTGAAATAAGCGCATTTCCTCTCTCCCAGCCGTATGCCTTGTTATAACGATGAAAGTTAACCAAAGATACGATCCAGAGTTTAGCGGGCTTCGGATGACGGGCCCGTCCGTTCAGCGTCATCGTAAAATAGTCTTCATTGTAGAGTTTCGTCAACCGGTCTTTGAAAAAATAGCTCATCCGCTCTTCCTCCAGCGCGCTGGAAGCTATTTGGTTAATCGACGTATCGATATTTACACCGGGCAATACTCTCAAAGCCGCATTCACCACCGCAGGATGATACCAGATACCGCTCAGTTCATTGAGCTCAATCAGCGATTCATCAATCTCTTTTCGAGGTTTATAAATTCGGTTCGTCGTCATCGCGTCAAACGAATCGGCAACCGCCATGATATGACCCAGCAGGGATATCTCTCCCCCTTTTTTACCCTCAGGATACCCGCTTCCGTCATAACGCTCGTGATGATCGATCATTATGTCCGCCAGCTCTTGATACAAATGAACGTTTGAAAGAACTTCATACCCTGCCCTCGCATGTTCTTTGATCAGCTCATACTCCAGTTTGCTCAGTTTTCCCGGTTTAAGTAAGATTGAATCGGGGGTTACGACTTTTCCGATGTCATGCAGTTTGGCCGATTCCACCAGTTTTTGAATCTCTTTCTCCGGCAGTTCCATCTCTCGGGCAATCAACTCGGCATAATGGGCGACTCTCACCGTATGTCCCGCCGTATAGGTATCACGCTGTTCAATCATATTGACCATGGCATCGATAAAGTTTTGGTAGCTTTTCACCCTATCTTCGTGCAGTGCATTGATCTGTTCTTGCTGGGTAAACGAGTTAAGGGCAAACCCGATATCCCCCGCCAGTTCTTCAATCATCTTCTGCTCTTCAACACTAAATCCGCCCTCACGGCCCGTACAGATCGTCAGAACGCCGATTACCTCTTCAGTAAAAGAGCTGCTTTTCAACGGCAGGGCGTAAATCCCTTTAATCGCATACAAGTCCACATAATTTTGACACTCGTCATCCAATGAGGGATCGCACATATCGGTAATCATCAGATTTTTGCCGTGTTCGTATGCTTTTCGATCGATTGGAGTAATATGTTTGATATCTCCCGCACCGTACGCTGCACCCAGGATCAATTCTCCCTCTTTTACGACAGAAATCTTTGCATTTTTTAGCGATTCGTTTGTACTCAAACATAGTGCCGCTTTGTCAATCAGCTCATCCACCGAGCGTGTCGTAATCAGCATCTGATTGACATCCGCTACCGTTCGCAAAATGCTTCGTAAATATTTTTCGTTGAGATACGCTTCTTCGAGTTTTATGCTTTTATCATACAAATGCTGCGTTTTTTCGCGGATTTTATCTTCCAAAGAGCTATTGAGTGTTTCCAGTTCCTGTTGCGTATCATTTAATTTTGAATTGATTCTCGCTATGTACAGCGTAACCGTAAAAGAGAGCAATAGAAAGATTCCCGCAATGATGATATACGTACCGTATTCTTCGAAAATATACAAAAACACATCTTCTCTAAGATGTTTATACGGCCCCATTCCAAGTTCTTTAAGGCATTCATGGATACTTTGATAATCGAGCGGTATCGTCCATCCCAATGACTTTGACGCCCGTGCGGCTTCGGACTCTTCCCCCATTGAGATTAAGGCGACGGCTACCCTTTCTGCCAGAGCGCTTGAGGTATGCTTCGTCGTTGCTATCGGCCATTCGGGATAGAGCCGTGTACTTACTTGATAATAAAAATCGGGATAGTTCTTTTGATTTAAAACAGTAAAATCATTTATATTGATTTTCCCTTCACTTGCCATCCTCTCTAACGTATCGGTACGCACCGTACCGGCTTCGGCTTTCCCGTCGCGGACAGCGTAGACAACCGCTTCATGGGTACCGTAAAAGGTTGTTTTTAAGTCCTTTTGATTGATATTTTTCTCTTTAAGCTCTCTCAGCGCCATTATCCAGCCGCCGAATGATTCCTCATTGACCGCCGCAAATTTTTTATTTTTTATATCTTCGACCTGATCAATCGTCCTATTCACCGTACGCTTAAAAATGACGCCGCCGAACTCCATTTGGACTTTGCCGTTAAAGCCTCTATTTTTAAGTGTTGCGACTCTCGAAATTCCGTAACGGCTCTCCAAATCGACGTAATAAGCTGAATTGGTGATGACAAAATCGATCTTTTTATCTCGTAAATAGGGGGGGAATTCTTCAAAACGAAGCGGGACGATTTGAAAATCGTATTCCGGAATTTTTTCATTCAGATATTCAGCGGTCAGATCCCACATGCTGTGGGTAGATGCATAGTTTTTATGAGCCAGTACTCCGATACGCACACTCTCTTTCGCACTTATCGTACTGGTAAAAAACGACAAATAGATCAAAAGCGATAAAAAATATGTGAGTGTTTTCATCCGTTCATTATAGCTTATATTTACTTTCCGGACTACAACACATTTGATCAGAATCGATCGAATTTGAAAAAAGAATTTACGGGATAAAAATAAAATAGGAGGGAAATGCCCCGAAGGGGCAAGAGAGAAGAGCTATCTTAGCTGTTACGCTTTTTGATAATCTCGTCGGCAACGTTACGTGGAACTTCTTCGTAGTGATCGAATTCCATAGAGTAACTTGCACGTCCTTGTGTCGCTGAACGAAGGTCAGTTGAGTAACCGAACATTTCAGACAACGGTACGAACGCGTCAACAATTTTGTTACCAGAACGGTCACCCATGTTGTTAACTTGTCCGCGGCGGCGGTTAAGGTCACCGATTACGTCACCCATAAAGTTTTCAGGAACTTCAACTTCAACTTTCATCATAGGCTCAAGGATAGCCGGGTTCGCTTTACGCGCAGCCTCTTTGAATCCCATAGATGCAGCAAGTTTAAACGCCATCTCATTCGAGTCAACCTCATGGTAAGACCCGTCATACAATGCAACTTCAACGTCCTCGATCGGATAACCGGCAAGAACACCTTTTTGCATAGCTTCTTTACACCCTTTTTCAACTGCAGGGATATACTCTTTCGGAATAACCCCACCTTTGATTTCGTTGTGGAAAATGAAACCTGTTCCAGGTACGCCCGGCTTAACGCGGATATAAACGTGACCGAATTGTCCGCGTCCACCCGATTGTTTCGCATATTTGTACTCTTGGCTGACTTCGTTACGGATAGATTCACGGTATGCAACCTGAGGTGCACCGACTTCCGCTTCAACTTTGAACTCACGGAACATACGGTCAACAAGGATCTCTAGGTGAAGCTCACCCATACCGCTGATGATTGTTTGTCCTGTCTCTTCGTCAGTGTGAACACGGAACGATGGATCTTCCGCAGCGAGTTTTGCAAGAGCGATACCCATTTTTTCTTGGTCCGCTTTTGTTTTAGGCTCAACCGCAACCGAGATAACCGGTTCAGGGAAGTGCATACGCTCTAGAACGATGCGATCGCTCTCATCACACAAAGTATCTCCGGTAGTTGTGTCTTTGAGACCTACAACCGCACCGATTTCACCTGCGTAAAGCGCTTTGATCTCTTCACGTTTGTTCGCATGCATTTTAACGATACGTCCGATACGCTCTTTTTTACCTTTGATGGTATTGATCGCATATGAACCGGATTCAAGAACACCGCGGTACATACGTACGAATGTCAATTGTCCTACGAACGGGTCGGTCATAATTTTGAACGCAAGGCCGGCGAACGGAGCATCATCACGTGATTCAACTTCTACTTCTACCTCTTCGTCGTCCTCTTTAGTACCTTTGATCGCCGCAACTTCCAATGGAGACGGAAGGTAATCAACAACCGCGTCAAGAAGAGTTTGTACCCCTTTGTTTTTGAACGCAGTTCCGCATGTCATAGGGATGATTTCCATTTTAAGACATCCGGCTTTGATCCCGCGCATAATCTCTTCGTTTGAAAGTTCACCCTCTTCGAAGAATTTCTCCATCAAAGTATCGTCACCTTCAGCTGCCGCTTCCATCATGCGTGCACGATAGTCGTTTGCTTTTTCAACCAAATCAGCAGGGATCTCTTCTTCACGGTAGTTTGAACCCATTGCAGCGTCGTCATCCCAAAGGATCGCTTTCATTTTAACGAGATCGATGATCCCTTTAAATTGATCTTCCGCACCGATTGGAAGTTGGATAGGTACCGGGTTTGCTTTTAAGCGGTTACGGATTTGATCTTCTACGTTGTAGAAATCGGCACCGATACGGTCCATTTTGTTGACGAAAACCATACGAGGTACACCGTAACGGTTTGCTTGACGCCATACTGTTTCAGATTGTGGCTGAACCCCACCAACTGCACAGAATACCGCTACTGCACCGTCAAGTACACGCATAGAACGCTCAACTTCAATGGTGAAGTCAACGTGGCCCGGAGTGTCGATGATGTTGATTTGTTTGCCCAACCATTCACAAGTTGTCGCAGCAGAAGTAATGGTAATACCACGCTCTTGCTCTTGCTCCATCCAGTCCATAGTTGCAGCACCTTCGTGAACCTCACCGATTTTGTGTGATACACCGGTGTAGAACAAGATACGCTCAGTTGTTGTCGTTTTACCCGCGTCGATGTGAGCGGCGATACCGATGTTTCTTACGTCTTCTAGTTTATGGGATCTTGCCATGATAATAGCCCTTAAAGAGTTTTTGAATGTGGGGAAAGATAGCCTAAAAAGGCTATCAAATGATTACGAAAAATCTTACCAGCGATAGTGAGCAAACGCTTTGTTCGCTTCTGCCATTTTGTAAGTATCTTCTTTCTTTTTGAACGCTGTACCTTTGTCGTTTGCAGCATCTGATAATTCATTTGCCAAACGCTCTGCCATAGTGCGCTCGTTACGTTTGCGTGCCGCATCGGTTAACCAGCGGATAGCAAGAGAAAGTTGGCGTACAGGACGAACTTCTACTGGAACTTGGTAGGTCGCTCCACCCACACGGCGGCTTTTTACTTCGATAACTGGTTTGATGTTCTCAATCGCAGCGTTGAATACTTCGATACCTGTTTTTTCACCACGTGAACCCATGATATCCAATGCACCGTACATGATTTTCTCAGCGGTACTTTTTTTACCGTCCCACATGATTTTATTGATGAATTTCGTCAATACTTTTGAACCATGAACCGGGTCAGGCATAATTTCGCGAACGGGCGCTTTTCTTCTTCTCATAATGTTTCCTTCAATGTTGTTTCATTTACTCAAAATACGGTCATCAGAAACCGAATCTTGTCAGACTAGTTGATTATTTTTTAGCCTTAGCTTTTTTCGTTCCGTATTTAGAACGAGATACTTTACGGTCTTTAACACCCGCTGTATCGAGAGCACCACGTACGATATGGTATTTAACCCCTGGTAAGTCTTTTACACGGCCGCCGCGAACAAGAACGATAGAGTGCTCTTGCAAGTTGTGACCCTCACCACCGATATAACTAATAACTTCAAACCCTGAAGTCAAACGAACTTTAGCAACTTTACGAAGCGCCGAGTTCGGTTTTTTAGGGGTTGTAGTATATACACGAGTACATACACCACGACGTTGTGGGCATGACACCAAAGCGGGTGATTTTGATTTTTTCACTACCGCTTGTCGCTCTTTACGAATAAGTTGGTTGATTGTTGGCACACAATCTCCTTTGTTGAATTGTTCCAGTAGAATATATAATCCGCTCATGACGAGGGGACTAATAAACGCGCAATGGTATCCATTTTTTGATTAAATATAGCTTATTTTAAGGAATTTGTAAGAGAGGTGGAAAAGAGGGTTTCCCGCCGAAGCAGGAAAGAAAAAAGGAGTTTTTAGTCTCCGAAAACCATTTTGCGGTCTTTATAGATACCGGTACCGACCGGAATCGTGCGACCGATAATGACGTTCTCTTTAAGATCGGTCAAGTCATCGATTTTCGCTGAAACTGCCGCTTCCGTCAAGACTTTTGTGGTGTCTTGGAACGATGCCGCTGAAATGATCGAGTCAGCACTAACCGCAGCACGGGTAATACCGACAAGGTACGGTTCAGCGATCGCAGGCTCTCCGCCAAGGCGAAGAATTTTTTCATTCTCCACTTTGAACTGAGCTTTAGAAACAACATCGCCCTCGATAAATTTCGTATCGCCTGAGCGAAGAATTTTGATTTGACGCAACATCTGAGTAAAGATAACTTCGATGTGTTTGTCGGCGATATTAACCCCTTGACGGCGGTAAACTTGCTGTACTTCGCTGACGAGATAGTTGTACAACGCTTTAACACCCAAGATTCTCAAAATCTCGTGAGAGCTGATGATACCGTCCGTCAAACGCTCGCCGGCGTGAACGAACTCACCCGGATGAACCAGTGCAACAAGGTTTTTATCGACAAAGTACTCTTTGACCATTCCGTTGTCCGAAGTGATCAAGATACGCTCTTTTCCGCGAAGCGGTTTACCGAAGCTGACAACCCCGTCAAGCTCAGCGATAAGAGCGATCTCTTTAGGTTTACGCGCTTCGAAAAGCTCGGAAACCCGCGGAAGACCCCCGGTGATATCGCGTGATTTTTGTAGCGCTTTCGGTGTTCTTGCCAAGATATCGGCAACTTTCACTTCGGCACGGTCTTGTGCAAAAATCGCTGTTTTCGGTTCAACCGCATAACGGATGATTGAGCCGTCGTTCGCCGCAAGGACGATCGCCGGTTTGAATTCCGGTGCAACGTATTCGTTGATCATCAAACGGGTTTTTCCGGTCAATTCATCAAACTGCTCAGACGCGGTAACTCCCGGGATAATATCTTCAAACGTGATAATACCGTCTGTCTCAGAGATAATAGGATTCGAATACGGATCCCACTCAGCGATAACGATTGATTCTTCTTTTGCCGGTTTTGCAATGATGCTATCGGCTTTAACCACTTCATTATCGTTGATTTCGATCACTGAACCGCGAGCGATATAGTGACGGATCGCTTCACGATCTTCACTGTCGGCGACAACCGCGAAGAGACCTTTCTCTTCAACGCTGTATCCTTTGGTAATCTCGTGGTGACGCTCAAGATAATCGCCTTTGAGGAGATAGTATTTAACCGTCCCTTTCTCTTTTGCCAAAATCTTTTGCGTTACCGGTGCGCCGTCTTTAACTTGGATCTCAGACGCGTACGGGATACGGTTAGGAACATTCCATCCGTCTTTGATCGTTTCAACGATCGACTCATCCGCTTTCACGGCAGTGCCGCTCTCGTACGGAAGATAGAATTTACCTTCGATTTTACCGCTGACACCGGCAAGTTCATTCGGTTTTGCCACTTCATTTTTACGGAGTGTATAGCGAACGGTTTGGCTCTCGCCTTTAACGCTTACGATAACTTCGTCATGGATCGTTTGAATCTCTACGCTTCCGTTAAACGGAGCTTTGATCTTCGGTTCAACCAAAAGGATCGCAGCATTACGACGGTTCGCAACGATTTGTTTACCCTCTTTTGAAAGGTAGGTTTTCATATTGTAGTAACGGATGAAACCTTCTTTGGTTGCCACGACTTGGCGCTCTTCACGCGTACTTGACGCGGTTCCCCCGACGTGGAACGTACGGAGCGTCAACTGTGTTCCCGGCTCACCGATAGACTGAGCGGCGATAATACCGACCGCTTCACCCGGTTTGACGATTCCGCCGCTTCCGAGATTCAGACCGTAACAAAGGGCACATACGCCGTTCTCCGATTTACACGTTGTCGGAGTACGGATTTGTACCGCACGGATACCGGCTTCGATAATTTTAGACGCTTTGATCTCATCAATCAATGTCCCCTCAGAATAGAGGATTTCATTTGTGATCGGATCAATCGCGTCTTCCGCCAATACACGACCGTAAATACGGTCTTCGAGCGGCTCGATCAATTCATTACCGACAGAGATATCGGTCAATTCGATCCCCTCATGGGTACCGCAGTCGTGCTCAACGATTTTAACGTTTTGAGCAACGTCGACGAGTTTACGGGTCAAATAACCCGCATTCGCTGTTTTAAGAGCGGTATCCGCAAGACCTTTACGGGCACCGTGGGTTGAAATAAAGTACTCAAGGACGTTTAGACCCTCTTTAAAGTTTGAAATAATCGGCGTTTCGATAATCGAACCGTCCGGTTTCGCCATTAAACCACGCATACCGGCAAGCTGACGGATCTGAGCCGCAGATCCACGCGCCCCAGAGTCAGCCATCATAAAGATAGAGTTGAATCCCTCTTTATCGTTTTTGATCAAGTCCATCATTCCGCCCGCAACGGTATTATTCGTATCGGTCCAGACGTCAATGATTTTGTTGTAACGTTCCTGTTCAGTCAAAAGACCCGCTTCGAACTGTTTTTGAATCTCTTTAACACGGTTTTTAGAGCTTATAATCAGCCCTGCTTTCATTTCAGGAATAATGATATCTGCGATAGAGATCGATACCCCTGATTTAGTCGCGTATTTGAAACCGAGATTTTTCAAATCATCCAAGAATCCTGCTGTTACCGCAATACCGCCGTGTTTATTGACATAGTCAACCAACGCGGAGATGTTTTTCTTTTTCATTACAACGTTCCACAGTTCTGCAGGAACAAATGATGGAAGGATCGATTGAAGAATCATACGTCCAGCAGTCGTGTGGATCACACGCCCGTCAACACGGGTACGTACTTTCGCATGCAAATCAAGTGCATTGTGTTCCAATGCGATCATGATCTCGTCAACATTGCTGAAAAGCTTGTTTGACCCTTTTACATCGTTTTTGCCGAGTGTCAAATAATAAAGACCCAAGACCATGTCTTGTGAAGGGGTTGCAATCGCTTTACCCGATGCAGGAAGCAAAATATTCATAGATGAGAGCATCAATACTTTACACTCTGCAATCGCTTCAGCCGATAACGGTACGTGAACCGCCATTTGGTCACCGTCGAAGTCCGCATTGAACGCGGCACATACGAGTGGATGCAATTGGATCGCTTTACCGTCGATCAGTTTCGGGTGAAACGCTTGGATCGAAAGTTTGTGTAGCGTAGGTGCACGGTTAAGCATAACCGGATACCCCTCAACGATTTCAGCAAGACATTCCCAAACTTCGTTGGTTTTCTCTTCGATCATTTTTTTCGCCGCTTTAACGGTCGTCGCGTACCCTTTGTCTTCGAGTTTTGCGATCAAATGCGGTTTGAATAGTTCCAATGCCATTTGTTTCGGCAATCCGCACTGATCCATTTGAAGGTTAGGTCCGACAACAATAACCGAACGTCCCGAGAAGTCAACACGTTTACCGAGAAGGTTTTGACGGAAACGTCCTTGTTTACCTTTGATGATCTCGGAAAGTGATTTCAACGGACGTTTGTTCGCCCCTTTAACCGCGTTTGCACGACGGCCGTTGTCGAACAACGCATCCACCGCTTCTTGAAGCATACGTTTTTCATTACGTACGATAATTTCCGGTGCTTCAAGTTCAATAAGGCGTTTCAGACGTTGGTTACGGTTGATAACACGGCGATAGAGGTCATTGACATCCGATACTGCGAATTTTCCGCCGTCAAGGCTTACCAACGGGCGAAGTTCAGGAGGAAGAACCGGCAGTGCGGTTAGCATCATCCACGCAGGATTGTTCCCTGAGTTCAAGAACGACTCGATAACTTTCAAACGTTTAACGATCGTTTTACGTTTTGCTTCAGAGTTTGTCCCCGCGACTTCTTCTTTCAAAGCTGAGAAAAGATCAACCAAGTCGAGTTCATCGAGCAATTCGCGAACCGCAGATCCCCCCATTTCAGCTGAGAAACCGCTGTCCCCGTAGCGTTGTACCAACGTACGGTATTGCTCTTCGTTCAATACATCGTATTTAAGTACCGCAGAAGTTTGCTCACCGTCATAGTATGCTTCTCCGCCGTTTTTAACAATATACGCTTCGTAATACAATACGCGCTCAAGGTCTTTCATTTTCACGCCGAGCAACGTACCGATACGGCTCGGAAGTGAGCTGACATACCAGATATGGGCTACAGGAGTAACGAGGTCAATGTGTCCCATACGGGTACGGCGAACTTTCGCCGAGGTTACTTCAACCCCACATTTTTCGCAAATAACGCCTTTATAGCGCATTTTTTTGTATTTTCCGCACAAACATTCGTAGTCACGTACGGGACCGAAAATTTTGGCACAAAACAATCCGTCACGTTCCGGTTTAAGGGTACGGTAGTTGATGGTTTCTGGTTTTTTAACTTCACCGTGGCTCCATGAGAGAACTCTCTCAGGAGACGCGAGTCGAAATTGGATTTGTTTAATATCGACTGGGCGATTTTCTTCCGTTACGGCAACCGGTACTAATTTACTCATTGTCATCCACCTCGTCAAAAATCTCAATATCAAGCGCCAATGATTGGAGCTCTTTGGTTAATACGAAGAGTGTTTCAGGGATACCTGATGCTGGTACACTCTCCCCTTTAGTAATCGCTTTGTATGCACGAACACGTCCGTCGACATCATCCGATTTGATCGTCAACATCTCTTTAAGGACGGCAGAAGCACCATAGGCTTCAAGAGCCCATACTTCCATTTCCCCGAAACGTTGTCCACCGAACAGCGCTTTACCACCGACCGGTTGTTGGGTAACAAGTGAGTATGGTCCGGTTGAACGGGCATGCACTTTCTCATCAACCAAGTGATGGAGTTTAAGCATGTACATATAACCGACGTTAACGCGCTCTTTCATTTTATCGCCGGTTTTACCGTCGTAAAGCTCCATTTTTCCATCTGTGTCCAATTTGGCCAATTCGAAAAGTTTTGCAAACTCAGCTTCGGTAACCCCTTCGAAAATAGGTGTCGCGAATTTAACCCCTTTTGACCAGTCTTGAGCATAGCCAAGAAGCGTTTGATCATCCATTTCACCCAGCAATTTAGCGGCGTTCATCAATCCAGCTACATCAGCAAAAGTGATCATTTTTTCACGCAATTCAGAGATGAACTCTTTTTGTTTCGCTTCGAAAATGTCTTGGATTTGGAACCCGAGTTCTTTACCGACCATACCAAGGTGCATCTCAAGGATTTGCCCGATATTCATACGAGACGGAACCCCGAGCGGATTCAAACAAACGTCGACAGAACGCCCGTTTGCCATGTACGGCATGTCAACTTGAGGAACGATCGTAGAAACGATACCCTTGTTCCCGTGACGTCCCGCCATTTTATCCCCGACTTTGAGTTTACGTTTCGTTGCGATATAAACTTTTACAAATTTAACGACACCGTTTGGAAGGATGTCGTCTTTTTCCAAGATAGAGAGTTTTTCTTCGTGTTCGTCACGGAATTTTTTCTTCTCTTTTTGGAAATGGTTTTTCGTTTGGTTATATTTCTCTTGAATATCGTCGCTGAACGCTTTAACGACGTTATTCATCGCAAAACGGTTGACCTCTTTAAGATCGTCACCTTTCACGTTTTCACCCGCTTTATATTCGTTGCCGTTGATGCTGACATCGCTGAGCAACGGATGTTTTGTAAGCAATGAAATGATTCGGAGCATCTCCTCTTTGTCAATCATCAAAAGACGGTCGTAATGCTCGCGCTCGAGTTCGTCACGCTCTTGTTTTTCAAGCTCTAACGTACGAGGATCTTTGTCATACCCTTTTTTGGTGAAGACTTTAACGT contains:
- the rpoC gene encoding DNA-directed RNA polymerase subunit beta', whose protein sequence is MSKLVPVAVTEENRPVDIKQIQFRLASPERVLSWSHGEVKKPETINYRTLKPERDGLFCAKIFGPVRDYECLCGKYKKMRYKGVICEKCGVEVTSAKVRRTRMGHIDLVTPVAHIWYVSSLPSRIGTLLGVKMKDLERVLYYEAYIVKNGGEAYYDGEQTSAVLKYDVLNEEQYRTLVQRYGDSGFSAEMGGSAVRELLDELDLVDLFSALKEEVAGTNSEAKRKTIVKRLKVIESFLNSGNNPAWMMLTALPVLPPELRPLVSLDGGKFAVSDVNDLYRRVINRNQRLKRLIELEAPEIIVRNEKRMLQEAVDALFDNGRRANAVKGANKRPLKSLSEIIKGKQGRFRQNLLGKRVDFSGRSVIVVGPNLQMDQCGLPKQMALELFKPHLIAKLEDKGYATTVKAAKKMIEEKTNEVWECLAEIVEGYPVMLNRAPTLHKLSIQAFHPKLIDGKAIQLHPLVCAAFNADFDGDQMAVHVPLSAEAIAECKVLMLSSMNILLPASGKAIATPSQDMVLGLYYLTLGKNDVKGSNKLFSNVDEIMIALEHNALDLHAKVRTRVDGRVIHTTAGRMILQSILPSFVPAELWNVVMKKKNISALVDYVNKHGGIAVTAGFLDDLKNLGFKYATKSGVSISIADIIIPEMKAGLIISSKNRVKEIQKQFEAGLLTEQERYNKIIDVWTDTNNTVAGGMMDLIKNDKEGFNSIFMMADSGARGSAAQIRQLAGMRGLMAKPDGSIIETPIISNFKEGLNVLEYFISTHGARKGLADTALKTANAGYLTRKLVDVAQNVKIVEHDCGTHEGIELTDISVGNELIEPLEDRIYGRVLAEDAIDPITNEILYSEGTLIDEIKASKIIEAGIRAVQIRTPTTCKSENGVCALCYGLNLGSGGIVKPGEAVGIIAAQSIGEPGTQLTLRTFHVGGTASSTREERQVVATKEGFIRYYNMKTYLSKEGKQIVANRRNAAILLVEPKIKAPFNGSVEIQTIHDEVIVSVKGESQTVRYTLRKNEVAKPNELAGVSGKIEGKFYLPYESGTAVKADESIVETIKDGWNVPNRIPYASEIQVKDGAPVTQKILAKEKGTVKYYLLKGDYLERHHEITKGYSVEEKGLFAVVADSEDREAIRHYIARGSVIEINDNEVVKADSIIAKPAKEESIVIAEWDPYSNPIISETDGIITFEDIIPGVTASEQFDELTGKTRLMINEYVAPEFKPAIVLAANDGSIIRYAVEPKTAIFAQDRAEVKVADILARTPKALQKSRDITGGLPRVSELFEARKPKEIALIAELDGVVSFGKPLRGKERILITSDNGMVKEYFVDKNLVALVHPGEFVHAGERLTDGIISSHEILRILGVKALYNYLVSEVQQVYRRQGVNIADKHIEVIFTQMLRQIKILRSGDTKFIEGDVVSKAQFKVENEKILRLGGEPAIAEPYLVGITRAAVSADSIISAASFQDTTKVLTEAAVSAKIDDLTDLKENVIIGRTIPVGTGIYKDRKMVFGD